One segment of Coffea arabica cultivar ET-39 chromosome 7c, Coffea Arabica ET-39 HiFi, whole genome shotgun sequence DNA contains the following:
- the LOC113699418 gene encoding subtilisin-like serine-protease S isoform X2: protein MGSFCTSKRSALYAIFLCVFLVQLCHSASSKLYVVYMGSRGSDEPDEILRLNRQMLTVVHKGSVEQAMDSHVRSYRHGFRGFAAKLTEEQASEIAKMPGVVSVFPNTKRSLHTTHSWDFMGLINEETMEIPGYSTKNQVNVIIGFIDTGIWPESPSFSDADMPPVPVGWKGECQSGEAFNASTCNRKVIGARYYYSGYEAEEDTGETTTSFKSPRDSSGHGSHTASTAAGRYVQNMNYKGLAAGAARGGAPMARIAVYKTCWSSGCYDVDLLAAFDDAVRDGVHIISLSLGPDAPQGDYFNDAISIGSFHAVSRGIVVVASAGNEGSAGSATNLAPWLITVAASSTDRDFRSDIILGNRAHVTGESLTPLEMNASARIIPASEAYAGYFTPYQSSYCLDSSLNSTKARGKVLVCRHSGSSTESKLAKSVVVKEAGGVGMILIDESDKDLAVPFVIPAAIVGKQLGSKILSYINNTRKPLSRILSAQTVLGSQPAPRITAFSSKGPNVLTPEILKPDVAAPGLNILAAWSPATAKLKFNILSGTSMACPHLTGIVALIKAVHPSWSPSAIKSAIMTTATVLDKHHKPITADPEGRIGNAFDYGSGFINPSKNFDECGKAKKYLQSCCICSQRSQCYRCTSTNSL, encoded by the exons ATGGGTTCATTTTGTACCAGTAAAAGGAGTGCTCTTTATGCTATCTTTCTTTGTGTTTTTCTTGTTCAGCTATGCCACTCTGCTTCTTCCAAG TTGTATGTGGTTTATATGGGCAGCAGAGGAAGTGATGAGCCAGACGAGATTTTGAGGCTAAACCGTCAAATGCTTACTGTTGTCCACAAAGGAAG TGTGGAACAAGCAATGGACTCGCATGTGCGTAGTTATAGACATGGTTTTCGAGGCTTTGCTGCCAAGTTGACGGAAGAACAAGCTTCTGAAATTGCAA AAATGCCCGGAGTAGTATCCGTATTTCCCAATACCAAGAGGAGTCTGCACACTACTCATTCATGGGATTTTATGGGCCTCATTAATGAAGAGACTATGGAAATACCTGGttattcaaccaaaaatcaagtgAATGTTATTATTGGTTTCATTGATACAG GAATTTGGCCTGAGTCACCAAGTTTCAGTGACGCTGACATGCCTCCAGTGCCAGTTGGATGGAAAGGAGAATGCCAATCAGGGGAAGCATTTAATGCTTCAACATGCAATAG GAAAGTAATAGGTGCAAGATATTACTATAGTGGCTATGAAGCTGAAGAAGATACAGGAGAGACCACCACGTCTTTTAAGTCCCCAAGGGACAGCTCAGGCCATGGCAGTCACACAGCTTCAACTGCTGCTGGTCGTTATGTGCAGAACATGAATTATAAGGGCTTAGCAGCTGGAGCAGCCAGAGGGGGTGCACCAATGGCTAGGATTGCAGTGTACAAGACTTGCTGGAGCTCTGGTTGCTATGATGTTGATCTTTTGGCTGCTTTTGATGATGCAGTTAGAGATGGAGTTCATATCATTTCTCTATCTCTAGGACCTGATGCTCCCCAGGGCGATTACTTCAATGATGCCATTTCCATAGGGTCGTTCCATGCAGTTAGCCGGGGAATAGTGGTGGTTGCTTCagctggaaatgaaggaagtgcTGGATCAGCAACAAACCTTGCTCCATGGCTGATTACTGTTGCTGCTAGTTCAACCGATAGGGATTTTAGATCTGATATCATTTTGGGAAATAGAGCTCATGTCACG GGAGAAAGCCTGACTCCACTTGAGATGAATGCATCAGCACGAATCATCCCTGCTTCTGAAGCTTATGCTGGATATTTCACTCCTTATCAATCCAG TTACTGTTTAGATAGTTCTTTGAATAGTACAAAGGCGAGAGGGAAGGTTCTGGTTTGCCGACATTCTGGAAGTTCAACTGAGTCAAAGCTAGCAAAAAGTGTAGTTGTTAAAGAAGCTGGGGGAGTCGGGATGATTTTAATAGATGAATCAGACAAGGATCTTGCTGTTCCCTTTGTCATCCCTGCAGCAATTGTTGGGAAGCAATTGGGTTCGAAAATCCTGTCTTATATCAATAATACACG AAAGCCTTTGTCAAGAATTCTATCTGCTCAGACTGTACTGGGATCTCAACCTGCTCCTCGAATAACAGCATTTTCTTCAAAAGGCCCCAATGTTCTTAcccctgaaattttgaag CCTGATGTTGCAGCTCCTGGGTTAAACATTCTGGCTGCCTGGTCTCCAGCAACTGCAAAATTGAAGTTTAATATACTATCTGGAACTTCAATGGCCTGCCCACACCTAACTGGGATTGTGGCTCTTATAAAAGCAGTGCATCCTTCATGGTCACCATCTGCTATCAAATCTGCAATTATGACAACAG CTACAGTTTTGGATAAGCATCACAAGCCAATCACAGCAGACCCTGAGGGGAGAATAGGAAATGCATTTGATTATGGCTCTGGCTTTATAAACCCCTCTAAG AACTTTGACGAATGTGGGAAGGCAAAGAAGTATCTACAAAGCTGTTGTATTTGCTCCCAAAGGAGTCAATGTTACCGTTGTACCTCGACGAATAGTCTTTGA
- the LOC113699418 gene encoding subtilisin-like serine-protease S isoform X1, producing MGSFCTSKRSALYAIFLCVFLVQLCHSASSKLYVVYMGSRGSDEPDEILRLNRQMLTVVHKGSVEQAMDSHVRSYRHGFRGFAAKLTEEQASEIAKMPGVVSVFPNTKRSLHTTHSWDFMGLINEETMEIPGYSTKNQVNVIIGFIDTGIWPESPSFSDADMPPVPVGWKGECQSGEAFNASTCNRKVIGARYYYSGYEAEEDTGETTTSFKSPRDSSGHGSHTASTAAGRYVQNMNYKGLAAGAARGGAPMARIAVYKTCWSSGCYDVDLLAAFDDAVRDGVHIISLSLGPDAPQGDYFNDAISIGSFHAVSRGIVVVASAGNEGSAGSATNLAPWLITVAASSTDRDFRSDIILGNRAHVTGESLTPLEMNASARIIPASEAYAGYFTPYQSSYCLDSSLNSTKARGKVLVCRHSGSSTESKLAKSVVVKEAGGVGMILIDESDKDLAVPFVIPAAIVGKQLGSKILSYINNTRKPLSRILSAQTVLGSQPAPRITAFSSKGPNVLTPEILKPDVAAPGLNILAAWSPATAKLKFNILSGTSMACPHLTGIVALIKAVHPSWSPSAIKSAIMTTATVLDKHHKPITADPEGRIGNAFDYGSGFINPSKVLDPGLVYDAKPTDYKAFLCSIGYDERSLHLITRDNSTCAQSFATASDLNYPSIVVPNLKQNFSVIRTLTNVGRQRSIYKAVVFAPKGVNVTVVPRRIVFDSYGQKINFTVNFKVAAPPTGYVFGSLSWRNRRSWITSPLVIRAMHSKMGLVF from the exons ATGGGTTCATTTTGTACCAGTAAAAGGAGTGCTCTTTATGCTATCTTTCTTTGTGTTTTTCTTGTTCAGCTATGCCACTCTGCTTCTTCCAAG TTGTATGTGGTTTATATGGGCAGCAGAGGAAGTGATGAGCCAGACGAGATTTTGAGGCTAAACCGTCAAATGCTTACTGTTGTCCACAAAGGAAG TGTGGAACAAGCAATGGACTCGCATGTGCGTAGTTATAGACATGGTTTTCGAGGCTTTGCTGCCAAGTTGACGGAAGAACAAGCTTCTGAAATTGCAA AAATGCCCGGAGTAGTATCCGTATTTCCCAATACCAAGAGGAGTCTGCACACTACTCATTCATGGGATTTTATGGGCCTCATTAATGAAGAGACTATGGAAATACCTGGttattcaaccaaaaatcaagtgAATGTTATTATTGGTTTCATTGATACAG GAATTTGGCCTGAGTCACCAAGTTTCAGTGACGCTGACATGCCTCCAGTGCCAGTTGGATGGAAAGGAGAATGCCAATCAGGGGAAGCATTTAATGCTTCAACATGCAATAG GAAAGTAATAGGTGCAAGATATTACTATAGTGGCTATGAAGCTGAAGAAGATACAGGAGAGACCACCACGTCTTTTAAGTCCCCAAGGGACAGCTCAGGCCATGGCAGTCACACAGCTTCAACTGCTGCTGGTCGTTATGTGCAGAACATGAATTATAAGGGCTTAGCAGCTGGAGCAGCCAGAGGGGGTGCACCAATGGCTAGGATTGCAGTGTACAAGACTTGCTGGAGCTCTGGTTGCTATGATGTTGATCTTTTGGCTGCTTTTGATGATGCAGTTAGAGATGGAGTTCATATCATTTCTCTATCTCTAGGACCTGATGCTCCCCAGGGCGATTACTTCAATGATGCCATTTCCATAGGGTCGTTCCATGCAGTTAGCCGGGGAATAGTGGTGGTTGCTTCagctggaaatgaaggaagtgcTGGATCAGCAACAAACCTTGCTCCATGGCTGATTACTGTTGCTGCTAGTTCAACCGATAGGGATTTTAGATCTGATATCATTTTGGGAAATAGAGCTCATGTCACG GGAGAAAGCCTGACTCCACTTGAGATGAATGCATCAGCACGAATCATCCCTGCTTCTGAAGCTTATGCTGGATATTTCACTCCTTATCAATCCAG TTACTGTTTAGATAGTTCTTTGAATAGTACAAAGGCGAGAGGGAAGGTTCTGGTTTGCCGACATTCTGGAAGTTCAACTGAGTCAAAGCTAGCAAAAAGTGTAGTTGTTAAAGAAGCTGGGGGAGTCGGGATGATTTTAATAGATGAATCAGACAAGGATCTTGCTGTTCCCTTTGTCATCCCTGCAGCAATTGTTGGGAAGCAATTGGGTTCGAAAATCCTGTCTTATATCAATAATACACG AAAGCCTTTGTCAAGAATTCTATCTGCTCAGACTGTACTGGGATCTCAACCTGCTCCTCGAATAACAGCATTTTCTTCAAAAGGCCCCAATGTTCTTAcccctgaaattttgaag CCTGATGTTGCAGCTCCTGGGTTAAACATTCTGGCTGCCTGGTCTCCAGCAACTGCAAAATTGAAGTTTAATATACTATCTGGAACTTCAATGGCCTGCCCACACCTAACTGGGATTGTGGCTCTTATAAAAGCAGTGCATCCTTCATGGTCACCATCTGCTATCAAATCTGCAATTATGACAACAG CTACAGTTTTGGATAAGCATCACAAGCCAATCACAGCAGACCCTGAGGGGAGAATAGGAAATGCATTTGATTATGGCTCTGGCTTTATAAACCCCTCTAAGGTACTTGATCCAGGTCTAGTTTATGATGCGAAGCCTACAGATTATAAAGCCTTTCTCTGTTCAATTGGTTATGATGAGAGATCGCTTCACCTGATCACAAGAGACAACAGCACCTGCGCTCAATCATTTGCAACAGCATCTGACCTTAATTATCCATCTATTGTAGTCCCTAATCTTAAACAGAACTTCTCTGTGATCAGAACTTTGACGAATGTGGGAAGGCAAAGAAGTATCTACAAAGCTGTTGTATTTGCTCCCAAAGGAGTCAATGTTACCGTTGTACCTCGACGAATAGTCTTTGATAGCTACGGGCAAAAGATTAACTTCACTGTGAATTTTAAGGTAGCTGCTCCACCAACGGGTTATGTTTTTGGATCTCTGTCGTGGAGGAACAGAAGATCATGGATAACATCCCCGCTTGTCATCCGAGCAATGCATTCCAAGATGGGACTGGTATTTTAG